From Ignavibacteriales bacterium, one genomic window encodes:
- a CDS encoding M14 family metallopeptidase, translating to MKTKLTFRLTGLIVLFAVALVFTSEAQTKKEMTESALKAMGAPNNPKVEIAWNRYYDTDQLSEIMRRIEKAYPNLAKVKSIGKSYKGKDMWVITVSNFSNGDPDKKPAMYIDGNIHSNEIQGAEVALYTAWYVTEMYASNDWIHKLLDEKTLYIVPTINPDARDHFIHQPNTASSPRSGLVPRDDDGDGVMDEDALDDLDGDGNITQMRIKDPNGRWVVDPDDSRIMLPAKADQLGQYALLGSEGIDNDGDGLVNEDGPGSYDPNRDWGWNWAPRYVQGGADHYPFTFPENRAVSEFVLAHPNIAAAQSFHNNGGMILRGPGAQTDLRTYSPVDIQTYDFLGKLGEEMLPGYRYIVIYKDLYTVYGGEIDWLYGARGIVTFSNELWTNFDYFRRQREEGEGQRDRSTLYRFDKILLFEEGVVPWKKHNHPQFGEIEVGGFKKAWTRTAPSFMIEDMCHRNMAFTLFHLYHTPMVEVDSVYAKSLQGGLTEVTAVVRNNRVIPTHTLQDQRNRITRPDWVSIKGGDVISGAVLQNRFFGLAQEQKHHPERLEVENIPGMNAVYVRWIVRGSGPYTVTINSEKGGTHSSKSK from the coding sequence ATGAAAACGAAACTCACATTTCGATTGACAGGACTCATTGTCCTGTTCGCGGTGGCGCTTGTGTTCACGTCAGAAGCACAGACAAAAAAGGAAATGACCGAAAGCGCCCTGAAAGCCATGGGCGCGCCGAACAACCCGAAGGTCGAAATTGCGTGGAACCGTTACTACGACACCGACCAGTTGTCGGAAATCATGCGGCGCATCGAAAAGGCATATCCCAACCTTGCCAAGGTGAAGAGCATCGGCAAGTCGTATAAGGGAAAGGACATGTGGGTTATCACGGTGTCGAACTTCTCGAACGGGGATCCCGACAAGAAACCGGCAATGTACATCGACGGAAACATCCACTCCAACGAAATCCAGGGGGCGGAGGTCGCTCTCTATACGGCATGGTATGTGACCGAGATGTATGCTTCCAACGACTGGATTCACAAGCTCCTCGACGAGAAGACGCTGTACATAGTCCCGACGATCAATCCCGATGCACGCGACCACTTCATCCATCAGCCAAACACAGCGTCCTCTCCAAGGAGCGGACTCGTTCCGCGTGATGATGACGGAGACGGTGTCATGGATGAAGATGCTCTTGATGACCTCGATGGTGATGGAAACATCACGCAGATGCGCATCAAGGATCCGAACGGGCGATGGGTGGTGGATCCGGATGATTCCCGTATCATGCTTCCGGCGAAAGCAGACCAACTCGGTCAATACGCGTTACTCGGCAGCGAGGGCATCGACAACGATGGCGATGGGCTTGTCAACGAAGACGGTCCCGGATCGTACGACCCGAACCGCGACTGGGGATGGAACTGGGCGCCCCGCTATGTTCAGGGTGGAGCGGATCATTATCCATTCACATTTCCCGAGAACCGGGCTGTCTCAGAATTTGTCCTCGCGCATCCCAATATTGCCGCGGCTCAGTCGTTTCACAATAATGGCGGCATGATTTTACGGGGTCCCGGCGCGCAAACCGACTTGCGTACCTACAGCCCGGTCGACATCCAGACGTATGATTTCCTTGGGAAGCTCGGTGAAGAAATGCTTCCGGGGTACCGCTACATTGTTATCTATAAGGATTTGTACACCGTGTATGGAGGAGAAATTGACTGGCTGTACGGAGCCCGCGGGATCGTGACGTTTTCCAATGAGCTCTGGACGAATTTCGATTACTTCAGGCGTCAGCGGGAGGAAGGCGAAGGGCAGCGAGACCGGAGTACACTCTATCGGTTCGATAAGATCCTGCTGTTTGAGGAAGGCGTGGTGCCGTGGAAGAAGCACAACCATCCGCAGTTTGGTGAAATTGAGGTCGGCGGATTCAAAAAGGCATGGACGCGAACGGCCCCCTCATTCATGATCGAAGATATGTGTCACCGCAACATGGCATTCACCCTTTTCCACTTATACCATACACCGATGGTTGAAGTTGACAGTGTCTATGCGAAGTCTCTGCAGGGCGGTCTCACAGAGGTGACGGCCGTCGTGCGGAACAACAGGGTCATCCCGACGCACACACTTCAGGACCAGAGAAACAGAATCACGAGACCGGATTGGGTGAGCATCAAAGGCGGCGACGTTATCTCCGGCGCCGTTCTGCAGAATCGTTTCTTTGGTCTGGCGCAGGAGCAGAAGCACCACCCAGAACGACTCGAAGTAGAAAATATTCCCGGCATGAATGCTGTCTACGTGCGATGGATTGTTCGCGGAAGCGGTCCCTATACTGTGACGATCAACTCCGAAAAGGGAGGAACGCACTCGAGCAAGTCCAAGTGA
- a CDS encoding YbaK/EbsC family protein — translation MILKTLVEFLDKNQIQYVNVTHSTAFTARDVAESAHIPGKEMAKTVIVWMDGAMAMAVLPASSMVDFTKLKAASGAASVELASESEFKDRFPECEIGAMPPFGNLFNLRVFADRLLSEDREISFNAGTHHELIRLRFADYERLVKPMIGSFAVSKK, via the coding sequence ATGATCCTGAAAACATTGGTCGAATTTCTCGACAAGAATCAAATTCAGTACGTGAACGTGACGCATTCCACGGCGTTCACCGCTCGGGATGTTGCCGAGTCAGCCCATATTCCGGGGAAGGAGATGGCAAAAACTGTCATCGTGTGGATGGATGGCGCAATGGCAATGGCTGTGTTGCCGGCGTCATCCATGGTCGACTTTACGAAGCTGAAAGCGGCGAGCGGAGCTGCAAGCGTGGAGCTTGCGAGCGAATCGGAATTCAAAGATCGTTTTCCCGAGTGCGAAATTGGTGCGATGCCCCCGTTCGGTAATCTTTTCAATCTTCGCGTCTTTGCCGACAGGCTGCTCTCGGAGGATCGCGAGATATCGTTCAATGCGGGAACGCACCATGAGTTGATCCGGCTCCGGTTTGCCGACTATGAGCGCCTGGTGAAGCCGATGATTGGCTCCTTCGCGGTATCGAAGAAGTAA
- a CDS encoding M14 family metallopeptidase → MRRLLVVCIAVLLATFAGGALHGQGIPSKYHSFDEMTQAIKSLSSTYSEIVKTESLGKTLKGRDIWLITIRKGDPDQPRAILVVGGVDAVQVAGSEMALRFAEQLAKSYGKVDSVTKLLQTTTVYVIPRVGPDAMEAYFQKPLRERSTNYRATDDDHDGQVDEDDADDLNNDGVITMMRVKDPRGEWMAHPEDGRLLKKADPAKGERGGYLLYSEGIDNDKDEQWNEDAVGGVDFNRNFPFNYQYFSANAGVHQVSEVETRAVADFMFNHQNIGAVFSFSPNDNLTTPWKSEPRRLGTTADAPASGVPSGRGGGGGGAGGGMMSGRTLDEAANTAVTSVLEDDQPYYEYISKQFNDITKLKDAPDTKKGSGAFSEWVYYHTGRWSFSVRPWWAPMVVKRDSSAGTDTARRMRPPAAGRAASETPSDEYTEQLRALKWYDTNGYKDVAVAWTKVKHPDFPDREVEIGGPKPYVLYNPPADSLNVYSQPYTKFITYLAGQLPSVALGNTKVEKLNDNVYRVTIDVVNKGYLPTNSSLGARVRWPRNVYLTLGIAKDQSVASGRAKQSLRPIKGNGGYQTVSWLVVGKAGSTVTVTAESPIAGKATETITLREGGRP, encoded by the coding sequence ATGAGAAGACTGCTCGTTGTTTGCATCGCTGTGCTGCTCGCCACGTTTGCCGGTGGTGCTCTCCACGGCCAGGGAATACCGTCGAAATATCATTCATTCGACGAGATGACTCAGGCCATCAAGAGCTTATCCTCAACGTACAGCGAAATCGTGAAAACGGAATCGCTTGGCAAAACCCTTAAAGGGCGCGATATCTGGCTCATCACGATTCGAAAGGGAGATCCGGACCAGCCGCGTGCGATTCTTGTGGTCGGAGGCGTCGATGCAGTGCAGGTTGCGGGAAGTGAAATGGCGTTGAGGTTCGCAGAACAACTTGCGAAGAGTTATGGCAAGGTCGACAGCGTGACGAAGTTGCTCCAGACTACAACGGTGTACGTCATCCCGCGGGTCGGCCCCGACGCAATGGAAGCATATTTTCAGAAACCTCTGCGGGAGCGCTCAACAAACTACAGGGCTACAGACGATGACCATGACGGTCAAGTCGACGAAGATGATGCGGATGATCTCAATAACGACGGTGTAATTACGATGATGCGCGTGAAAGACCCGCGCGGTGAGTGGATGGCTCACCCGGAAGATGGCCGACTCCTCAAGAAAGCCGATCCTGCGAAGGGGGAGCGGGGAGGGTATCTTTTGTACAGCGAGGGGATTGATAACGACAAGGACGAACAGTGGAATGAAGACGCCGTCGGCGGCGTCGACTTCAACCGCAACTTCCCGTTCAATTATCAATATTTCTCAGCGAATGCCGGCGTACACCAGGTTTCCGAAGTTGAGACGAGGGCTGTGGCAGATTTCATGTTTAATCATCAGAACATCGGTGCCGTTTTTTCATTCTCTCCGAATGACAACCTGACGACACCGTGGAAGAGTGAGCCGCGGCGGCTGGGAACGACTGCCGATGCGCCCGCTTCGGGAGTTCCTTCCGGGCGGGGAGGCGGCGGTGGGGGAGCTGGCGGAGGCATGATGTCCGGACGGACGCTGGACGAAGCGGCGAACACTGCGGTGACCTCGGTCCTTGAAGACGATCAGCCGTATTATGAGTACATAAGCAAACAGTTCAACGATATTACAAAATTGAAGGATGCTCCCGACACGAAAAAAGGGAGCGGTGCGTTTTCAGAATGGGTCTACTACCACACTGGGCGGTGGTCGTTCTCTGTCCGCCCCTGGTGGGCACCCATGGTGGTCAAACGCGATTCTTCGGCAGGCACGGATACAGCCAGAAGAATGAGACCTCCCGCGGCAGGGCGGGCGGCCAGCGAGACTCCGTCCGACGAATACACAGAACAGCTTCGCGCGTTGAAATGGTACGACACGAACGGGTATAAGGATGTGGCGGTCGCCTGGACGAAAGTAAAACACCCCGACTTCCCCGACAGGGAAGTGGAGATCGGAGGTCCCAAGCCGTACGTTCTCTACAATCCCCCGGCCGACAGTCTGAACGTATATTCCCAGCCGTATACGAAGTTCATCACGTACCTTGCAGGGCAACTTCCGTCTGTTGCTCTCGGCAATACCAAAGTGGAGAAGCTGAATGACAACGTGTATCGTGTGACGATCGACGTCGTCAACAAAGGGTACCTGCCGACGAACAGCAGTCTTGGTGCGCGTGTCCGATGGCCGCGCAATGTCTATCTGACTCTCGGCATCGCGAAGGACCAATCGGTTGCGAGCGGACGGGCAAAGCAATCGCTGCGGCCGATCAAGGGGAACGGAGGATACCAGACCGTAAGCTGGCTTGTTGTTGGAAAGGCCGGTTCCACGGTGACGGTCACAGCGGAGAGCCCCATCGCAGGCAAAGCAACGGAAACGATCACGCTGCGGGAAGGAGGCCGGCCATGA
- a CDS encoding MFS transporter, whose amino-acid sequence MMIVDDKRAALAASTSAAFLTPLMASSVNIALPSIGREFSMDALSLSWIATSAVLAAAVFLVPFGRLADIYGRRRIFIYGIVTFTAFSFLSGIAPTGTILILTRAFQGVGAAMIFSTGMAMLTSAYPPAERGRVLGINVAATYFGLSLGPFIGGFLTQHLGWRSLFYLNAILGLFIIALVLWKLKTEWAEARGEAFDFPGSLLYTVSLTMLMIGFSKLPGALGAWTLTAGLAGLTAFVAWERKAPKPLLDVTLFARNVVFAYSNAAALINYSATYAVTFLMSLYLQYVKGLDPFMAGAILVAQPIMMALFSPFAGRLSDTIEPRVVASIGMGIICVGLALFAFVGSETSLILITIYLLLLGFGFALFSSPNTNAVMSSVEKRLYGVASATLGTMRLTGQMLSMGIVMLIFAVMMGKTQITPEYYPKFLQSMQLALSIFSALCLIGIFASLARGKVRNDSSGS is encoded by the coding sequence ATGATGATCGTCGACGACAAAAGGGCAGCCCTCGCGGCATCTACGTCTGCCGCATTCCTGACCCCTCTCATGGCCTCCTCCGTGAACATTGCACTTCCATCCATCGGTCGGGAATTCTCGATGGATGCGCTGTCCCTGAGCTGGATCGCAACCTCTGCCGTTCTTGCGGCAGCGGTCTTCCTTGTTCCATTTGGAAGGCTGGCGGACATCTACGGCCGTCGGAGAATCTTCATCTATGGCATCGTCACGTTCACCGCTTTTTCGTTTCTGAGCGGCATTGCACCAACCGGAACAATTCTGATTCTGACCCGTGCATTCCAGGGCGTTGGCGCAGCAATGATCTTCAGCACGGGGATGGCGATGCTTACCTCAGCATATCCGCCCGCCGAGCGCGGAAGAGTGCTGGGGATCAACGTGGCTGCCACCTATTTCGGACTCTCACTCGGCCCCTTCATCGGTGGATTTCTTACGCAGCACCTCGGTTGGAGAAGCCTGTTCTATCTCAATGCAATTCTCGGGCTCTTCATCATTGCCCTGGTCCTGTGGAAATTGAAAACCGAATGGGCCGAAGCCCGTGGTGAAGCGTTTGATTTTCCCGGCTCGCTGCTGTATACCGTATCGCTTACCATGTTGATGATTGGATTCTCGAAGCTCCCGGGAGCTCTTGGAGCGTGGACGCTCACCGCTGGATTGGCAGGACTCACCGCGTTCGTTGCGTGGGAACGAAAGGCTCCAAAGCCCCTCCTTGATGTCACCCTGTTCGCCCGGAACGTCGTGTTCGCCTATTCCAATGCCGCTGCGCTCATCAATTATAGTGCAACGTACGCAGTGACGTTTCTGATGAGTCTGTACCTTCAATATGTCAAAGGGCTCGATCCATTCATGGCAGGGGCCATACTCGTTGCCCAGCCGATTATGATGGCCTTGTTTTCTCCGTTTGCCGGACGCCTTTCTGATACTATCGAGCCACGCGTTGTCGCTTCGATCGGCATGGGAATCATCTGCGTCGGTTTGGCGCTTTTCGCTTTCGTCGGATCAGAAACCTCCCTCATCCTGATAACGATCTATCTCCTTCTTCTCGGGTTTGGCTTCGCGCTGTTCTCTTCGCCCAATACGAACGCTGTCATGAGCTCCGTTGAGAAACGGCTCTACGGTGTCGCGTCGGCCACGCTTGGCACGATGCGTCTGACCGGTCAAATGCTCAGCATGGGAATCGTGATGCTGATCTTTGCTGTGATGATGGGGAAAACTCAAATCACTCCGGAATACTACCCCAAATTCCTTCAAAGCATGCAACTGGCTCTCAGTATCTTTTCGGCATTATGCCTCATCGGGATTTTTGCGTCGCTGGCGCGGGGAAAAGTGCGGAACGACTCCTCAGGATCATAA
- a CDS encoding PaaI family thioesterase, giving the protein MSASLVLLEEELQLLSRDHALGATFPPNCFVSMQAKFVEYESRRSLAVTFPVLEESLNPLRTMQGGFIVAAFDNVFGPLSYLAARVPCVTLNLNTQFIRPIALQDHLTVRATVVSRNAQVLQMTAEAFNSRNKLIATASATATIAGTGSKSSTHQAPS; this is encoded by the coding sequence ATGAGCGCATCGTTAGTACTCCTGGAAGAAGAACTCCAGCTGTTGTCGCGCGACCACGCTTTGGGTGCGACATTTCCTCCGAACTGTTTTGTCTCAATGCAGGCGAAGTTCGTGGAGTACGAATCGCGCCGTTCTCTTGCCGTCACATTTCCGGTCCTGGAAGAAAGCCTTAACCCACTGCGGACGATGCAGGGCGGCTTCATCGTTGCTGCCTTTGACAACGTCTTTGGCCCTCTGAGCTATCTCGCCGCTCGTGTTCCGTGCGTCACCCTGAACCTGAACACCCAGTTCATCCGGCCGATTGCATTGCAAGACCATCTCACCGTTCGCGCAACGGTGGTCTCGAGGAACGCCCAAGTCCTTCAAATGACAGCGGAAGCATTCAATTCTAGAAACAAGCTGATTGCGACCGCTTCGGCAACTGCCACCATCGCGGGAACCGGGTCAAAGAGTAGCACCCACCAAGCCCCATCCTGA
- a CDS encoding flavodoxin family protein, which yields MRKTPITATLLLFASMWISSLAAQERATVLISYYSQQGHTKTMAEAVARGARSAGAVTVKILGVAETSKEDLLAADAIVVGSPVHNATIAVEVVKFMNGWPFEGAPMRDKIGAAFVTAGGISAGEELAQLTILHSMLIFGMIVIGGPDWTTAFGASAITAEAPFGKSGNETTIAPEFVKKGEALGKRVAELAMKWKRIR from the coding sequence ATGCGAAAGACACCAATCACCGCGACACTATTACTTTTTGCCTCTATGTGGATCAGTTCCTTGGCGGCGCAGGAGCGGGCGACTGTTCTGATTTCGTACTACAGCCAGCAGGGACACACGAAAACAATGGCAGAAGCTGTTGCACGGGGAGCGCGATCGGCCGGGGCGGTCACCGTAAAAATCCTTGGTGTTGCCGAAACAAGCAAGGAAGACCTGCTTGCGGCAGACGCAATTGTTGTGGGAAGCCCGGTGCACAATGCGACCATCGCCGTTGAGGTCGTGAAATTTATGAATGGATGGCCGTTCGAGGGAGCACCGATGCGTGATAAAATCGGGGCAGCGTTTGTCACCGCTGGTGGCATATCTGCAGGGGAAGAACTAGCTCAGCTTACCATTCTCCACTCGATGCTGATCTTCGGCATGATTGTCATCGGCGGTCCGGATTGGACAACGGCGTTTGGCGCTTCGGCAATCACCGCTGAGGCCCCCTTCGGGAAATCGGGGAACGAAACAACCATTGCGCCTGAATTCGTGAAAAAAGGAGAGGCACTTGGAAAGCGCGTTGCGGAGCTGGCGATGAAATGGAAACGGATTCGATAG
- the ggt gene encoding gamma-glutamyltransferase: MKSLARVKALVLVVFLFILPSAAQFARVASGSRIMISAHPLAAKAGLEVYHKGGNVVDVAVAVAYALGVVEPHGSGIGGEGMMLIYNAKEKKSTVVDFKGISPNGASYHTLDLDKKSEWARSAKGASVPGAVAGLELARETFGKLDRKTVLQPAVDYALQGFEVDSTLALNLESYRRILEKDPYTKSLYYGHGQVPKIGTLLKNPDYGKSLQTIQSGGADAFYKGVIADLIVRDIQKRGGFITKEDLLSYRPLLREPLVGEYRGHTIMTTPPPCGGIFLIEALNILKFFDLQECRKNNDYNLHLFAEMSKLMYKDEATHNGDPAFSTIPVVTVTSDAYAFQRFLHIDLAHARAPEQIEAGRIADKNTTQLCVMDIEGNTVSLTITLSSLFGTGQTIEGGGFILNNEMQNFNIDPKHPNSLQPHKRVVTSLVPTIILKDGRPLYTVGTPGGDLILSTVAQVIVNLIDFKMPLREAVYAPRMFSIYSQRELEIENRFPATSLLQLETLGHEVKRSEAFRAYFGAVQSIMYDARTNLLIGCSDPRRSGAAVGE; the protein is encoded by the coding sequence ATGAAATCGCTCGCAAGGGTCAAAGCGCTCGTTCTTGTTGTTTTCCTGTTCATTCTCCCCTCTGCTGCCCAGTTCGCGCGGGTTGCCAGTGGTTCCAGGATCATGATTTCCGCTCACCCGCTCGCGGCGAAAGCAGGCTTGGAAGTCTATCACAAAGGGGGCAATGTCGTCGATGTCGCGGTTGCGGTGGCCTATGCGCTTGGCGTCGTCGAACCTCACGGATCCGGCATCGGCGGCGAAGGAATGATGCTGATATACAATGCGAAAGAGAAGAAATCCACGGTCGTGGACTTCAAAGGCATTTCCCCCAACGGAGCATCCTACCACACGCTTGATCTAGACAAGAAATCCGAATGGGCACGTTCAGCAAAGGGAGCGTCTGTTCCGGGGGCAGTCGCCGGATTGGAACTTGCACGGGAAACTTTCGGCAAGCTCGACCGGAAAACGGTGCTTCAGCCTGCCGTCGATTACGCGTTGCAGGGATTCGAAGTCGACAGCACACTCGCATTGAACCTCGAATCATATCGTCGGATTCTCGAGAAAGATCCGTACACCAAATCCCTCTACTACGGGCATGGACAGGTCCCAAAGATCGGCACTCTCCTGAAGAACCCCGACTATGGCAAATCACTGCAGACAATCCAGTCGGGGGGAGCAGATGCATTCTACAAAGGTGTGATCGCGGATCTCATCGTCCGGGACATTCAGAAACGCGGGGGGTTCATTACGAAAGAAGATTTGCTTTCGTACAGACCATTGCTGCGAGAACCGTTGGTTGGTGAATACCGCGGCCATACGATCATGACCACACCTCCTCCATGCGGCGGCATATTCCTGATCGAAGCGCTCAACATTCTCAAGTTCTTTGATCTCCAGGAATGCCGGAAGAACAATGACTACAATCTCCATCTGTTTGCGGAAATGTCCAAGCTGATGTATAAGGACGAGGCGACGCACAACGGGGACCCGGCTTTCAGCACGATCCCGGTCGTCACCGTCACGTCTGATGCGTACGCGTTCCAACGATTCCTGCACATCGACCTCGCTCACGCGCGCGCTCCGGAGCAGATCGAAGCCGGCCGGATTGCGGACAAGAACACGACGCAACTGTGTGTCATGGATATCGAAGGCAACACGGTTTCGCTAACCATCACACTCAGCAGTTTGTTTGGAACGGGGCAAACGATAGAGGGGGGCGGATTCATTCTGAACAATGAAATGCAGAATTTCAACATCGATCCGAAACACCCGAACAGCCTGCAACCGCACAAACGCGTGGTGACCAGTCTCGTGCCGACGATCATTCTGAAAGATGGTCGGCCACTCTATACTGTGGGCACGCCGGGGGGTGACCTCATCCTCTCCACCGTTGCCCAGGTGATTGTGAATCTGATTGATTTCAAAATGCCGTTGCGTGAAGCGGTGTACGCGCCTCGCATGTTCAGCATCTACTCGCAACGCGAGCTGGAGATCGAAAACCGCTTCCCGGCAACCAGCCTTCTGCAGCTCGAGACTCTGGGACACGAGGTAAAACGATCTGAGGCGTTTCGGGCATATTTTGGAGCAGTACAGTCAATCATGTACGATGCCCGAACGAACTTGCTGATTGGCTGCAGTGACCCGCGGAGAAGCGGGGCTGCGGTCGGAGAATAG
- a CDS encoding cyclic nucleotide-binding domain-containing protein — MSDQPNSAYGVTGVKKYYSIGDTITSMGDPADGFYILLTGKIGVYKRDFSVAEVNTRGTIFGELGCILNIPRTATLQAIEPTSVLFVKMTIDELVEKHPEFAKKLLIDLADRLTRTTESWWAVAADPVLR; from the coding sequence ATGAGTGACCAGCCTAACTCGGCGTATGGAGTCACCGGGGTGAAAAAATACTATTCGATCGGCGACACGATCACGAGTATGGGAGATCCCGCTGACGGATTCTACATCCTTCTGACAGGAAAAATCGGAGTCTATAAGAGAGATTTTTCCGTGGCTGAAGTCAACACCCGCGGTACGATTTTCGGAGAATTGGGATGCATTCTGAACATTCCGCGCACAGCCACACTGCAAGCCATCGAACCAACCTCTGTGCTGTTCGTAAAAATGACGATCGATGAATTGGTCGAGAAGCATCCGGAGTTCGCGAAAAAGCTCCTCATCGATCTCGCCGATCGATTGACGAGAACGACAGAATCATGGTGGGCTGTGGCAGCTGACCCGGTTTTGCGATAG
- a CDS encoding metal-dependent hydrolase yields the protein MKSSSAKKEKLSVTWFGHSAFLLKSPGGKAVLIDPWLQNPKSPPGAKDVAPVDLILVTHGHSDHMGETIRIAQHTQAQVVAIHEISLYLQKQGVMGAQGMNKGGTMSIAGVKVTMVDARHSSGIDAGGTVVSGGEPAGFVIEFENGYRVYHAGDTSVFGDMKTIADLYKPSLAFLPIGGLYTMGPREAAYACKLLKPKHVVGMHYGTFPVLAGTPAELRKNLPASMKNIVVELEPGQPVSFG from the coding sequence ATGAAATCATCATCCGCAAAGAAGGAAAAGCTCAGTGTCACCTGGTTTGGTCACTCGGCGTTTCTGCTGAAATCGCCGGGAGGGAAGGCCGTGCTCATCGATCCGTGGCTTCAAAATCCAAAGTCGCCGCCAGGAGCAAAGGATGTTGCGCCGGTTGACCTTATCCTCGTCACGCATGGGCACTCCGACCACATGGGTGAAACAATTCGCATCGCGCAGCACACGCAGGCTCAGGTGGTCGCCATCCATGAAATCAGTCTCTACCTCCAGAAGCAAGGCGTGATGGGTGCGCAGGGAATGAACAAAGGGGGGACCATGTCCATCGCTGGTGTGAAGGTGACGATGGTCGATGCGAGGCACAGTTCCGGTATTGATGCAGGCGGGACGGTGGTTTCCGGCGGAGAACCCGCAGGGTTTGTCATCGAATTCGAAAACGGCTACAGAGTCTATCACGCGGGAGATACGTCGGTCTTCGGCGATATGAAGACCATTGCCGATCTGTACAAACCATCGCTCGCGTTTCTCCCGATCGGCGGACTGTACACGATGGGTCCACGCGAAGCAGCGTATGCATGCAAACTGTTGAAACCAAAACATGTCGTCGGCATGCACTATGGCACGTTTCCTGTCCTCGCAGGAACGCCGGCTGAGTTGAGAAAAAATCTCCCGGCGTCGATGAAGAACATTGTCGTGGAGCTTGAACCTGGTCAGCCGGTCTCATTTGGGTGA